DNA from Colletotrichum higginsianum IMI 349063 chromosome 7 map unlocalized unitig_7, whole genome shotgun sequence:
GGAGCATCACGAGCAACGCGAGGACCAGCAGAAGCACGATCACCAGACCCAGCAGCAGGATGAGTATAACGAGCAACAGGATGCGCCCGCTCCCCAGCAGGGTGTGAAGAGGAAGGGCGACGACAGACCCGTCGACCCCGGTGCGACAACAGCCCTGATGATCTCGGATCTCAACTGGTGGAACACCGACGACGATATTCGGGGTTATGCCAGGGCCGCTCACTGTGAGGATGAGATGAAGGACATCACGTTTAGCGAGCACAAGGTCAATGGCAAGAGCAAGGGGTCGGTTATCGCTGCGGAAACCTGGACGTTCGGCCGCTAATCTAGCCTACAGTCAAGCTTATGTCGAGTTCACAACGCAGCAAGCAGCGACGGCCGCGAAGCATGCCCTTGAAGCGACAGATGGCGGGCAAGGTGTTCCCAAGAAGCACCAGGTCACTTACTCCAACCCCCACGTCAACCCGTTCCGGACGCTGCCTAAGGACGCGCCGAACCGCGCGGGCAAAGAACAGGGCAGCAGGCCCGGCAGCAACTACAACAGCCAAGGCCCAcccatgggcggcggcgagttcCGCGGTAACGGCTACCGGGGCCGCGGTGGTTTCAACGGCCCTCGCGGAGGTATGAACCAAGGCGGGTTCAACCGCAACTTCTCGGGCGGTATGGGAGGCGGCTtcaacaataacaacaacatgGGCGGTGGCTTCAACAACGGCATGGGTGGCGGCAacttcggcggcggcggcttccaGCGAGGCGGTGGTTTCGGCGGAGGCATGCGCGGCGGCCCCGGAATGCGCGGTGGGCGAGGCGGAATGCACAACCCCATGGGCGGTATGGGTATGGGCCCGATGGGCGGTATGCCGATGGGAGGCATGCCCAACATGGGTATGATGGGTGGTGGTATGCCCGGTACGACTCCCCCCTCTCTTGGACTCTCCCAGCATTGTCACAATCCTTCAACACCTTCAACCGCGAATGGGACATCCCAGAGGGGCAAGCAATCTGGCCGGCGCAAGGGCAAAGCTGCCAAGCCTGACCAAGCCCAGCCCCCGTCGCATCCCAAGCGTCAAAAGGTGCAACATCAGCCTGTATCAACACAATCCCAGCTTGTACCAGCACCAGAAGTGGGGCGATGGACCAAAGAGCGAGGCCTGGAGTTCACCACCAGAGCCCCTTCACTCCCTGATCTTCCGTCGTCAGACTTCAGGATGCCTCCTTGCTCCGCTCGGCACTCTGGCAACCCC
Protein-coding regions in this window:
- a CDS encoding RRM domain-containing protein — protein: MAEEEFEIDIYGDAPQDQQDGNAENYDGQQANGHADDHHEHQEHHEQREDQQKHDHQTQQQDEYNEQQDAPAPQQGVKRKGDDRPVDPGATTALMISDLNWWNTDDDIRGYARAAHCEDEMKDITFSEHKVNGKSKGQAYVEFTTQQAATAAKHALEATDGGQGVPKKHQVTYSNPHVNPFRTLPKDAPNRAGKEQGSRPGSNYNSQGPPMGGGEFRGNGYRGRGGFNGPRGGMNQGGFNRNFSGGMGGGFNNNNNMGGGFNNGMGGGNFGGGGFQRGGGFGGGMRGGPGMRGGRGGMHNPMGGMGMGPMGGMPMGGMPNMGMMGGGMPGTTPPSLGLSQHCHNPSTPSTANGTSQRGKQSGRRKGKAAKPDQAQPPSHPKRQKVQHQPVSTQSQLVPAPEVGRWTKERGLEFTTRAPSLPDLPSSDFRMPPCSARHSGNPPELFPSCLQFIRPVRRGHTY